From Populus trichocarpa isolate Nisqually-1 chromosome 19, P.trichocarpa_v4.1, whole genome shotgun sequence, a single genomic window includes:
- the LOC127904755 gene encoding MDIS1-interacting receptor like kinase 2-like — protein METTCIDIAKDFLVEQFARSVYVALLQWKASLHNQSQSLLSSWVGISPCINWIGITCDNSGSVTNLTLESFGLRGTLYDLNFSSFPNLFWLDLADNSLSGSIPSSIGNLKSLSVLYLSDNKLSGPIPSSIGNFTSLSKLSLHSNKLSGSIPQEIGLLESLNELELSNNVLTSRIPYSIGKLRNLSFLGRAKNQLSGPIPSSIENLTSLSDLYLLDNKLSGPIPSSIGNLTSLFMLVLWESLIPLDN, from the exons ATGGAGACCACTTGTATAGATATTGCCAAAGACTTTCTCGTAGAGCAATTTGCACGTAGTGTTTATGTGGCTCTTCTCCAATGGAAAGCCAGTCTTCACAACCAAAGCCAATCTCTCCTTTCTTCCTGGGTCGGCATCAGCCCTTGCATTAACTGGATTGGAATCACCTGTGACAATTCTGGAAGCGTCACCAATTTGACACTTGAAAGTTTTGGTTTGAGAGGTACGCTTTATGATTTAAACTTCTCATCCTTCCCCAATCTTTTTTGGCTTGACCTTGCTGATAATTCTCTCTCTGGTTCCATCCCTTCTTCTATTGGAAACTTGAAAAGTCTATCTGTGCTTTATCTTTCGGATAACAAACTTTCTGGTCCCATCCCTTCTTCTATTGGAAACTTCACAAGCCTATCCAAGCTCAGTCTTCATAGTAACAAACTCTCTGGTTCTATTCCTCAAGAAATTGGGTTGCTAGAGTCTCTCAATGAACTTGAGTTGTCAAATAATGTTTTAACCAGTAGAATCCCTTATTCCAttggaaaattaagaaatttatctTTCCTTGGTCGTGCTAAGAACCAACTCTCTGGTCCCATCCCTTCTTCTATTGAAAACTTGACAAGCCTATCTGACCTCTATCTTTTGGATAACAAACTCTCTGGTCCCATCCCTTCTTCTATTGGAAACTTGACAAGCCTATTCATGCTCGTTCTTTGGG AATCCCTTATTCCATTAGacaattaa